The following proteins are encoded in a genomic region of Deltaproteobacteria bacterium:
- a CDS encoding thioredoxin family protein: MALLNSEPLNLASPLPAFHLKDAVSGQNFDLNSFSDKKVLVILFICAHCPYVQAVEDRLVELRKDYEGRGVQLIGICSNDASAYPDDSPENLRTRALDYNYGFPYLIDETQEIAKNFGAVCTPDIFVYGRDRKLAYHGRIDDNWKDATQAKRHELREALDDLLSGHTPLAQQMPSMGCSIKWKT, translated from the coding sequence ATGGCCCTCTTAAACTCAGAACCCCTAAATCTAGCCAGTCCCCTCCCCGCTTTCCATCTCAAAGATGCAGTGAGTGGACAAAACTTTGACCTCAATTCTTTCTCGGATAAAAAAGTATTGGTGATCCTTTTCATCTGCGCGCATTGCCCTTACGTTCAAGCCGTTGAAGATCGGCTCGTGGAACTTCGCAAGGATTATGAAGGACGCGGGGTTCAGCTGATCGGCATCTGCTCGAATGATGCCAGCGCTTACCCGGACGATAGCCCTGAAAATTTAAGAACAAGGGCCCTGGATTATAATTACGGTTTTCCTTACCTGATCGACGAAACCCAGGAAATTGCAAAAAACTTTGGCGCCGTCTGCACCCCTGATATTTTTGTCTACGGCCGGGACCGAAAACTCGCCTACCACGGCCGCATCGATGACAATTGGAAAGACGCCACACAAGCGAAACGCCACGAACTGCGTGAGGCCCTGGATGATTTATTGAGTGGCCATACTCCTCTTGCCCAACAAATGCCTTCCATGGGATGTTCCATCAAGTGGAAAACCTAA